Proteins from one Veillonellales bacterium genomic window:
- the fliP gene encoding flagellar type III secretion system pore protein FliP (The bacterial flagellar biogenesis protein FliP forms a type III secretion system (T3SS)-type pore required for flagellar assembly.), translating into MSKPRMIAAVMAAAITVGMFPHSAMAAPLIPVPNINIGVESANTPQDVALSLQVLFTLTVLSLAPSILIMMTSFTRIIVVLSFLRSALATQQMPPNQVLVGLALFLTFFTMSPYLGQANQNGLQPYLAGTISQESAMTEVMKPMREFMFKQTRENDLALFVNLSELPRPNSQEDVPTATLIPSFIISELKTAFQIGFLIYIPFIVIDMIVASTLMSMGMMMVPPSMISLPFKILLFILVDGWHLIIRSLITSFN; encoded by the coding sequence GTGTCTAAGCCAAGAATGATTGCAGCCGTTATGGCGGCAGCTATAACCGTCGGGATGTTTCCCCATTCAGCGATGGCTGCTCCGTTAATTCCGGTGCCTAATATTAACATTGGTGTGGAATCTGCCAATACGCCGCAAGATGTTGCTTTGAGTTTACAGGTGCTATTTACTTTGACAGTGCTGTCTTTGGCACCGTCAATTTTAATAATGATGACTTCTTTTACCCGGATTATTGTGGTGCTGTCTTTTTTGCGCAGCGCTCTGGCTACGCAGCAAATGCCTCCCAATCAGGTATTGGTTGGATTAGCGCTTTTTCTGACTTTTTTTACGATGTCTCCCTATCTTGGTCAGGCGAATCAAAATGGGCTGCAGCCATATTTGGCGGGCACGATTTCCCAGGAGTCGGCGATGACGGAAGTTATGAAGCCGATGCGGGAATTCATGTTTAAGCAAACCAGGGAAAATGATTTAGCCTTGTTTGTAAATTTGTCGGAGCTGCCCCGTCCGAACTCTCAGGAGGATGTGCCAACGGCTACGTTAATACCTTCGTTCATTATCAGTGAACTGAAGACAGCTTTTCAAATTGGGTTTTTGATTTATATTCCCTTTATTGTAATTGATATGATTGTTGCCAGTACATTGATGTCAATGGGCATGATGATGGTACCGCCATCGATGATTTCACTGCCGTTTAAAATACTGCTGTTTATCTTAGTCGACGGGTGGCATTTAATTATCCGGTCGCTGATAACCAGCTTTAACTAA
- the flhF gene encoding flagellar biosynthesis protein FlhF has translation MKVKVFTACSMQDAMTQVKSDLGRDAVILHTRRLRKGGFLGFFSKEMVEVMAAIDTPAAAAMEVKESRGAQPVREESNTKVTALQLEIANMRKMLEQVLYKMPNSDKQISPFLDTLVRNDIDRQIAENLIKGLPDEKSIIGSDSGMIRQLLIDRIMNYLQKVDGITIPVAGCKTVALIGPTGVGKTTTVAKLAANFALKEGCKVALITADTYRISAVEQLKTYSDIIGVPLEIVYSPDELKAALYRHQDKNLILIDTAGRSPRNQYQLAELQALLGADPYIETHLVLSTTTKYKDALEIVNKFSVCSPQKFLFTKVDEASNLGTVLNLLYRFPTTLSYVTTGQNVPDDIELASPNKLANLILRD, from the coding sequence TTGAAAGTTAAAGTATTCACCGCTTGCTCCATGCAGGATGCAATGACCCAAGTAAAAAGTGATTTAGGCCGCGATGCCGTCATTCTTCACACCAGGCGGTTGCGTAAGGGAGGCTTTTTAGGATTTTTTTCCAAAGAAATGGTGGAGGTGATGGCTGCGATTGATACGCCTGCTGCCGCTGCTATGGAAGTAAAAGAATCGCGTGGGGCACAACCTGTAAGAGAAGAAAGCAATACAAAAGTTACGGCACTTCAGCTGGAAATTGCGAATATGCGTAAAATGCTGGAACAGGTATTATATAAAATGCCTAATTCGGATAAACAAATTTCACCATTTTTGGATACATTGGTCCGAAATGATATTGATAGACAAATTGCTGAGAACTTAATCAAAGGGCTGCCGGATGAAAAATCGATTATTGGCAGCGATTCCGGAATGATTCGCCAGCTGCTTATTGACCGTATCATGAATTACCTGCAAAAGGTTGATGGAATTACAATTCCGGTTGCCGGATGTAAGACAGTGGCGCTGATCGGGCCCACCGGAGTAGGAAAAACAACAACTGTTGCAAAATTGGCGGCAAATTTTGCCTTAAAAGAAGGGTGCAAGGTGGCCTTAATTACCGCCGATACTTACCGCATTTCCGCAGTCGAGCAGCTTAAGACATATTCGGATATTATTGGCGTTCCCTTGGAGATTGTATATTCTCCCGATGAATTGAAAGCTGCATTGTACCGTCATCAGGACAAAAATTTAATTCTGATTGATACGGCGGGACGAAGTCCCCGCAACCAGTATCAGCTTGCTGAATTGCAAGCATTGCTAGGGGCAGATCCTTATATTGAAACTCATCTTGTCCTGAGTACAACGACCAAGTATAAGGATGCTTTGGAAATTGTCAATAAATTTTCTGTTTGCTCACCCCAAAAGTTTTTATTTACTAAGGTAGATGAGGCCAGTAATTTGGGGACGGTCTTAAATTTGCTGTATCGGTTTCCAACGACTCTGTCATATGTAACCACAGGGCAAAATGTGCCTGATGATATTGAATTGGCCAGCCCGAATAAATTGGCAAATCTGATTTTGAGGGATTAA
- a CDS encoding flagellar FlbD family protein: protein MIKITRLKSKDHDFVLNAELIETIEETPDTVITLVNGKKLIVEESMDELVRKVMDYRRAIFGKFR, encoded by the coding sequence ATGATTAAAATAACCCGTTTAAAATCCAAGGATCATGATTTTGTATTGAATGCCGAACTGATTGAAACGATTGAGGAAACTCCGGACACAGTGATTACCCTGGTAAACGGAAAAAAACTAATTGTGGAAGAATCTATGGATGAGCTGGTTCGCAAAGTTATGGATTATCGCCGGGCAATTTTCGGTAAGTTTCGTTAG
- the fliR gene encoding flagellar biosynthetic protein FliR codes for MDLFQLMQNQIGFFLLIFTRISGIFSTAPVFGSRNVSVYIKAGLSLLIAFILFPLVFNSAAVLPENFFSYIFLVIGEFLIGLIFGFASSLVFSAVQMAGQILDMQIGFGIVNIFDPQSGQQIPLVGNFQYILALLIFLVTNSHHLLLAALFGSFKLIPVTGAVFQAESLADLMVDMVAGTFVIALKISLPVLVALLLTDIALGILARTMPQMNIFMVGIPGKILVGLFVLSLALPVYITFLDVAFNGMYKDIYRLLSSFQ; via the coding sequence TTGGATTTATTTCAGCTGATGCAAAATCAAATTGGGTTTTTTTTATTAATCTTTACTCGTATCAGCGGAATTTTCAGCACTGCTCCTGTTTTTGGCAGCCGTAATGTTTCCGTGTATATTAAAGCAGGACTGTCACTGCTGATTGCTTTTATTCTGTTTCCTTTAGTATTTAATTCGGCTGCTGTACTGCCAGAAAATTTTTTCAGCTATATATTTCTGGTAATCGGAGAATTCTTAATTGGTTTAATTTTCGGCTTTGCCAGTTCACTGGTTTTTTCCGCCGTTCAAATGGCAGGGCAAATTTTAGATATGCAGATTGGTTTTGGTATTGTCAATATTTTTGATCCCCAATCAGGACAGCAAATACCGCTTGTTGGTAATTTCCAATATATCTTGGCCCTATTAATTTTTTTGGTTACCAATAGTCATCATCTGTTATTGGCCGCATTGTTTGGCAGTTTCAAACTGATTCCGGTTACAGGAGCGGTGTTTCAGGCAGAAAGTCTGGCTGATCTTATGGTCGACATGGTTGCCGGAACCTTTGTTATTGCTTTAAAAATAAGTTTGCCGGTACTGGTAGCGCTGCTGCTCACCGATATTGCACTGGGAATATTAGCCCGCACTATGCCCCAGATGAATATTTTTATGGTGGGGATTCCGGGAAAGATTTTAGTGGGCTTATTTGTTCTTTCCCTTGCATTACCGGTTTATATCACCTTTTTGGATGTGGCATTTAATGGAATGTATAAAGACATTTACCGTCTCTTATCCAGTTTTCAATGA
- the flhA gene encoding flagellar biosynthesis protein FlhA has protein sequence MATQASPFTKLLKYSDIMIAVAIITVVIMMIIPLPAFLLDLLLSFNITFALVIVMVAIYNVEPLQFSVFPSLLLITTLFRLALNVSSTRLILLNGYAGEVIMAFGNFVVGGNAVVGFIVFVILIIIQFIVITRGAERVAEVAARFTLDAMPGKQMSIDADLNSGAITDAEARQRRKKIQREADFYGAMDGASKFVKGDAIAAIIIIIINIVGGFVIGMVQRHLDVLQALQSYTLLTVGEGLVNQIPALMISTATGIVVTRASSDANLGYDIVSQIFTNPRVFLVAAGVLALLGLVPGLPGIPFFVLSLLAGGIGYSLHKSVHSATQTELAQQEEQEKEEVRKPENIISLLQVDPMELEIGYSLIPMVDVGQGGDLLDRVVMIRRQCALELGLIVPTIRIRDNIQLKPNVYVIKLKGIEIAKGELLLDHYLAMNPGSVTEELAGVETVEPAFGLPALWIQEASREQAELAGYTVVDPVSVLTTHLTEVIKAHAAEILGRQEAQTLVDAVKQSNPAVVEELTPGLLSIGDIQKVLANLLEERVSIRDMVTILETLADYAQITKDTEILTEYVRHALGRQISRQYAQNNMVTCLTVDPQLEEKISAAVQRTERGSYVALEPNTMQAVINSLTKELPKLTGLGYQPIVLTNPSVRLYFHKLTDRVAPNLIVLSYSELESKIEVQALGMVKL, from the coding sequence TTGGCTACTCAAGCCTCACCATTTACCAAGCTGTTAAAATATAGTGATATTATGATCGCAGTTGCCATTATTACGGTAGTTATCATGATGATTATTCCGCTGCCGGCCTTTTTGCTGGATTTGTTATTATCATTTAATATCACCTTTGCTCTCGTTATTGTAATGGTGGCTATTTATAATGTGGAACCACTGCAATTTTCCGTATTTCCTTCCTTATTATTAATTACCACATTATTTCGTTTAGCCCTTAATGTTTCTTCCACCCGTTTGATTTTGCTGAATGGCTATGCGGGAGAAGTCATTATGGCTTTTGGCAATTTTGTTGTAGGTGGTAATGCGGTTGTCGGATTTATCGTATTTGTTATTCTTATTATTATTCAGTTTATCGTAATTACCCGCGGGGCAGAGCGGGTGGCCGAGGTTGCCGCTCGTTTTACTTTGGATGCCATGCCCGGTAAGCAGATGAGCATTGATGCCGATTTGAATTCAGGCGCCATTACGGATGCCGAGGCGAGGCAGCGAAGAAAAAAGATTCAACGGGAAGCTGATTTTTATGGAGCTATGGATGGTGCCAGTAAGTTTGTAAAAGGGGATGCCATCGCTGCCATTATTATTATTATTATTAATATTGTCGGTGGCTTTGTGATTGGAATGGTGCAGCGCCATTTGGATGTGCTGCAGGCTTTGCAGAGTTATACGCTGTTAACAGTAGGCGAGGGCCTGGTCAATCAAATACCGGCATTAATGATTTCTACTGCGACTGGGATTGTTGTTACCAGAGCGTCCTCTGATGCGAATCTCGGTTATGATATCGTCAGCCAAATTTTTACGAATCCCCGAGTATTTCTCGTTGCCGCCGGAGTGTTGGCATTATTAGGGCTGGTACCAGGATTACCCGGAATTCCTTTCTTTGTGCTCAGCCTTTTAGCCGGGGGCATCGGTTATTCCTTGCATAAATCGGTTCATTCCGCTACTCAAACCGAATTAGCCCAGCAGGAGGAACAGGAAAAAGAAGAAGTCCGCAAGCCGGAAAATATTATTTCTCTGCTCCAGGTAGATCCCATGGAGCTGGAGATTGGCTATAGTTTAATTCCCATGGTTGATGTCGGTCAGGGTGGCGACTTGCTGGATCGGGTTGTTATGATTCGTCGCCAGTGCGCTTTGGAATTGGGACTTATTGTTCCTACAATCCGTATTCGCGATAATATCCAGCTGAAACCCAATGTATATGTTATAAAATTAAAAGGGATAGAGATTGCCAAGGGCGAATTATTACTTGATCACTATTTGGCAATGAATCCCGGATCGGTTACCGAAGAACTGGCGGGAGTCGAGACAGTCGAGCCTGCTTTTGGCTTGCCGGCTCTTTGGATTCAGGAAGCCAGCCGGGAGCAAGCGGAATTGGCAGGGTATACGGTTGTTGATCCGGTTTCTGTATTGACGACTCATCTGACAGAAGTGATTAAAGCTCATGCAGCTGAAATTCTTGGCCGCCAGGAAGCACAAACCCTGGTTGATGCGGTAAAACAGAGTAACCCTGCGGTTGTAGAAGAGTTGACGCCCGGTCTATTATCTATTGGAGATATTCAGAAGGTTTTGGCAAACCTTTTAGAGGAAAGAGTTTCCATACGGGACATGGTTACGATTCTGGAAACATTGGCGGACTATGCCCAGATAACCAAAGATACGGAAATATTAACCGAATATGTTCGCCATGCTTTAGGCAGGCAGATTTCCCGTCAATATGCGCAAAACAATATGGTAACTTGCTTAACGGTTGATCCCCAGCTGGAAGAGAAGATTTCTGCCGCGGTTCAGCGTACGGAACGCGGCTCCTATGTAGCTTTGGAACCTAATACCATGCAAGCAGTTATAAACAGTCTCACCAAGGAACTTCCTAAATTAACCGGATTGGGTTATCAGCCCATTGTGCTGACAAATCCTTCTGTAAGACTATATTTTCATAAATTAACTGACCGTGTTGCACCGAATCTGATTGTATTGTCTTACTCCGAACTGGAATCAAAAATAGAGGTGCAGGCACTGGGGATGGTGAAATTATAA
- a CDS encoding flagellar basal body-associated FliL family protein, translating to MAEGEKKVSMMLIVGMVVVGLLLAGGISYFIATKIVSDKASDKAAAQREPGVFMKLGDAKDGLVLNIGGSSSGRFLKIGMILELKPDKKAAPKEGKALSPEEVKIQDTVVHILRSQKIEDFDPAKQEQLKDLIKTEVNKTLGEDRVYEVYITNFVLQ from the coding sequence GTGGCAGAAGGAGAAAAGAAGGTTTCAATGATGCTGATTGTCGGCATGGTAGTAGTCGGTCTGCTGCTGGCAGGAGGAATTTCTTATTTTATAGCCACCAAAATTGTAAGCGACAAAGCATCAGATAAGGCAGCTGCCCAGCGGGAGCCGGGAGTATTTATGAAATTGGGCGATGCTAAAGACGGATTAGTCTTAAATATTGGCGGCTCTAGCAGCGGCCGGTTTTTGAAGATTGGGATGATTCTTGAGTTAAAACCGGATAAGAAAGCTGCTCCAAAAGAAGGAAAAGCGCTATCGCCTGAGGAAGTTAAAATTCAGGATACGGTAGTCCATATTTTACGTTCACAAAAAATAGAGGATTTTGATCCGGCGAAGCAGGAGCAATTGAAGGATTTAATTAAGACCGAAGTCAACAAGACGCTAGGCGAGGATCGGGTTTATGAGGTCTATATTACTAACTTCGTTTTGCAATAA
- the fliM gene encoding flagellar motor switch protein FliM, whose translation MSGPDVLSQSEIDELLSALSTGVVSAEDMQTEEKQRKIKVYDFRRPDKFSKDQIRTLHMLHENFARLVNTFLSAHLRALVHINVASVDQLTYEEFIRSLPSPSVISVFNMEPLKGNAILELNPNIVFSIIDRLFGGPGLPPAKARSLTDIEEAIVRRVINRALDSFTEAWKQVVAIEPHLEAIETNPQFTQIVPPNDMVVIITLQAKIGQAEGLINICIPYFVLEPIMPKLTTTFWVASSVAKQSLPEHVSAIQKKLEQALIPLNVELGRVNVTVHELLDLSVGDVLSLGTKVDDELNVLIGQREKFKCKPGLSNHTIAVQITQIISEGDENDE comes from the coding sequence ATGTCGGGGCCTGACGTTTTATCCCAATCGGAGATTGACGAATTATTATCGGCGCTGTCGACGGGCGTTGTATCCGCCGAAGATATGCAAACCGAAGAAAAACAGCGAAAAATTAAAGTTTATGATTTTAGGCGCCCTGATAAATTTTCCAAAGACCAAATTCGCACTTTGCATATGCTGCATGAAAATTTTGCCCGTCTTGTCAATACGTTTCTTTCCGCTCATCTGCGGGCTCTTGTCCATATTAATGTAGCGTCTGTCGATCAATTAACTTATGAAGAATTTATTCGCTCACTTCCCAGTCCCAGTGTAATCAGTGTTTTTAATATGGAGCCCTTAAAAGGGAACGCCATATTGGAGCTGAATCCGAATATCGTTTTTTCGATTATTGACCGGCTGTTTGGCGGTCCCGGTCTGCCGCCGGCTAAAGCCCGTTCTCTGACGGACATTGAAGAAGCCATTGTGCGCCGGGTTATTAACCGGGCGTTAGATAGTTTTACGGAAGCCTGGAAACAAGTGGTTGCCATAGAACCGCATCTGGAAGCGATAGAAACTAATCCTCAGTTTACCCAAATAGTTCCACCTAACGATATGGTGGTTATTATTACTCTGCAGGCAAAGATTGGACAGGCAGAAGGGCTTATTAATATTTGCATACCTTATTTTGTTTTGGAACCGATTATGCCTAAATTGACAACAACTTTTTGGGTTGCATCTTCAGTGGCAAAACAATCCTTGCCGGAACATGTCAGCGCGATTCAGAAGAAGTTAGAACAGGCGCTTATTCCCTTGAATGTGGAACTTGGACGGGTTAATGTTACGGTGCATGAACTTTTGGATTTATCTGTCGGCGACGTGCTTTCTTTAGGCACTAAAGTCGACGATGAATTGAATGTCTTGATCGGGCAGCGTGAAAAATTCAAGTGCAAGCCCGGATTATCCAATCATACGATCGCGGTACAAATTACGCAAATAATTTCTGAAGGAGATGAGAATGATGAGTGA
- the fliQ gene encoding flagellar biosynthesis protein FliQ, with protein sequence MAIQISRDALSMVMLVSAPMLGLGLLVGILVSIFQATTQIQEQTLAFIPKIIAVFVAILIFGPWMLSIMVDYTREIFISLPQMIR encoded by the coding sequence ATGGCAATTCAAATTAGCCGTGACGCTTTATCAATGGTTATGCTGGTATCAGCGCCGATGCTGGGGTTGGGGCTATTGGTTGGCATCCTAGTCAGTATTTTCCAGGCTACAACACAAATTCAGGAGCAGACACTGGCGTTTATACCCAAGATTATCGCTGTTTTTGTTGCTATTTTAATTTTCGGTCCATGGATGTTAAGTATAATGGTAGATTATACCCGGGAGATATTTATCAGTCTGCCGCAGATGATACGTTGA
- the flhB gene encoding flagellar biosynthesis protein FlhB yields the protein MECIKTFTVSYPVFNEVRGYSFDLQLFNEEKTEEATPKRKEEARNKGQVAHSLELNSAFILLVAFFTLKVVGSFIYEELTGYMQLIFSNCYTADFTINSVQLLFINGSIVLLKTALPVMLAILVTALAVNFVQVGFVFSLEPLMPQLDRLNPISGFGRLFSKRSLVELFKSLFKIAIIGYFIYRFISKETVELPNLIEIELIDSLHFVAELILDLAFQVSAVMIILAALDYLYQGWEYRESIKMTKHEIKQEFKQSEGDPQIKGKIKERQRAMAMQRMMQEVPKADVIVTNPTHLAIALKYEKSMAAPIVVAKGQDFMAQRIKETAKEYRVAIVENKPLARALYSAAEIGDSVPPELYKAVAEVLAYVYRLKKRLS from the coding sequence ATGGAATGTATAAAGACATTTACCGTCTCTTATCCAGTTTTCAATGAAGTTAGGGGCTACTCTTTTGATTTACAGCTTTTTAACGAGGAAAAAACCGAAGAAGCAACACCTAAACGCAAAGAGGAAGCACGAAACAAAGGACAAGTTGCCCACAGTCTGGAATTGAATTCAGCCTTTATTTTATTAGTAGCTTTTTTTACACTTAAGGTGGTAGGTTCCTTTATCTATGAGGAGCTTACCGGGTACATGCAGTTAATATTTTCCAATTGTTACACTGCAGATTTCACAATCAATTCGGTACAGCTTCTATTTATTAACGGCTCTATTGTTCTTCTAAAAACGGCGCTGCCGGTGATGCTGGCTATATTAGTCACAGCATTAGCGGTGAATTTTGTTCAGGTCGGTTTTGTTTTTTCCCTCGAACCTTTAATGCCCCAGCTTGATCGGTTAAATCCCATATCCGGTTTTGGCAGACTTTTTTCCAAACGATCTCTTGTGGAACTTTTTAAGTCTTTATTTAAAATAGCAATTATCGGATATTTTATTTATCGCTTTATTTCAAAAGAAACGGTGGAGCTGCCGAATTTAATTGAGATAGAATTGATTGATTCGCTACATTTTGTGGCTGAGTTAATACTTGATTTAGCCTTTCAAGTTAGTGCCGTTATGATTATTCTGGCTGCATTGGATTATTTATATCAAGGCTGGGAGTATCGTGAAAGTATTAAAATGACAAAACACGAAATCAAACAGGAATTTAAACAATCCGAAGGTGATCCGCAAATTAAGGGCAAGATTAAAGAACGCCAGCGGGCAATGGCCATGCAGCGTATGATGCAGGAAGTACCAAAAGCGGATGTAATTGTGACCAACCCTACTCACCTTGCCATTGCGCTGAAATACGAAAAAAGCATGGCGGCACCCATCGTTGTGGCAAAAGGGCAGGATTTTATGGCACAGCGGATTAAAGAAACGGCGAAGGAATATCGTGTTGCCATTGTTGAAAATAAACCTTTGGCCCGGGCTCTGTACAGCGCAGCTGAAATCGGGGACAGCGTACCGCCGGAATTATATAAGGCGGTCGCCGAAGTTCTGGCCTATGTATACCGCCTCAAAAAACGGTTGTCATAA
- the fliY gene encoding flagellar motor switch phosphatase FliY: MSDGFLSQEEIDALLRGEPAASPDAVADLSDMEKDALGEIGNISMGGAATTLSILLGRRVSITTPRVSVTDLKTIQNEYPLPYLVIEVGYTHGILGTNLLAIREADALIIADLMMGGDGTNPPTELNELYMSAVGEAMNQMMGSVATSMSTVFKKKIDISPPNVNLVDFATDSAITSSLADDGSIVKIAFRMEVEDLIDSEIMQILPVNVAKEMVESLMSAVQQPAEDQAQQAAASSPTAPPAGSPQPAQPAPTAPSSATYVQQPSPAQSAPNISVQPVQFAPLSQPAMRANEGNINLIMDVPLQVTVELGRTRKLIRDILELSPGSVVELDKLAGEPVDILVNGKLIAKGEVVVIDENFGVRITDIVSPLERAKNLQ, from the coding sequence ATGAGTGACGGATTTCTTTCCCAAGAGGAAATAGATGCGCTGCTGCGGGGTGAACCGGCGGCATCGCCGGATGCGGTAGCCGATTTATCCGATATGGAAAAAGATGCTCTCGGTGAGATCGGTAATATTTCTATGGGAGGCGCCGCTACTACACTGTCAATTTTACTTGGCCGGCGCGTATCCATTACTACGCCAAGGGTTTCAGTAACTGATTTAAAGACGATTCAAAATGAGTATCCATTGCCTTATTTGGTGATTGAAGTGGGTTATACTCATGGAATCTTGGGTACAAACTTACTGGCGATTCGCGAAGCCGATGCACTCATCATTGCCGACCTTATGATGGGCGGGGACGGAACTAATCCTCCAACAGAGTTAAACGAGTTATATATGAGTGCTGTCGGGGAAGCCATGAACCAAATGATGGGTTCGGTTGCTACTTCGATGTCAACGGTGTTTAAGAAAAAAATTGATATTTCACCGCCTAATGTAAATCTGGTAGATTTTGCTACCGATTCTGCCATTACCAGTTCATTAGCGGATGATGGCAGTATTGTGAAAATTGCTTTTCGAATGGAAGTGGAAGATTTAATTGACAGCGAAATTATGCAGATACTGCCGGTGAATGTAGCGAAAGAAATGGTCGAAAGTCTAATGTCGGCAGTGCAGCAGCCGGCTGAAGATCAGGCACAGCAGGCTGCCGCGTCTTCTCCGACGGCTCCTCCTGCTGGTTCACCGCAGCCTGCTCAACCGGCTCCGACTGCACCGTCTTCAGCAACGTATGTCCAACAACCGTCTCCAGCTCAGTCCGCACCGAATATCTCGGTGCAGCCGGTACAATTTGCTCCCTTGTCTCAGCCGGCAATGCGGGCTAACGAAGGCAACATTAATTTGATTATGGATGTACCGCTTCAGGTTACTGTAGAGTTGGGACGTACCCGAAAATTAATTCGGGATATTCTGGAACTCTCACCCGGTTCAGTCGTTGAACTGGATAAATTAGCAGGTGAGCCTGTTGATATTTTGGTAAACGGCAAGCTTATTGCCAAAGGGGAAGTTGTTGTCATTGACGAAAATTTTGGCGTGCGGATTACGGATATAGTAAGTCCCTTGGAACGCGCTAAAAATCTTCAGTAG
- a CDS encoding response regulator — translation MAIKVLVVDDAAFMRMMIKDILSKNGYEIVGEAENGAKALEKYQDLKPDLTTMDITMPEMDGITAVKEIKKIDPNAKVIMCSAMGQQAMVIEAIQSGARDFIVKPFQPDRVLEAVRKAVG, via the coding sequence ATGGCAATAAAAGTTTTGGTTGTCGATGACGCGGCGTTTATGAGAATGATGATAAAAGATATTTTATCGAAAAACGGGTATGAAATTGTGGGTGAGGCTGAGAATGGGGCGAAGGCGTTAGAAAAATATCAGGATTTAAAACCGGATCTTACGACGATGGATATCACGATGCCGGAGATGGATGGTATTACCGCCGTAAAGGAAATCAAAAAAATAGATCCGAATGCAAAGGTTATTATGTGCAGTGCCATGGGACAGCAAGCCATGGTCATTGAAGCGATACAATCAGGTGCCCGTGACTTTATCGTTAAACCTTTTCAACCGGACAGGGTGCTTGAAGCTGTTCGTAAAGCAGTCGGTTAA
- the fliO gene encoding flagellar biosynthetic protein FliO, producing the protein MRQKAGRFWTLCVICCLVAAIIFSSAAFAADSNGEYLTYQEPQLTASFSWWSTIGYVFSLLLTFALVIGLAYFTSRFLGQKMGRLSVTDDQKILATLPLGPNRAVYVVEIAGKCLVLGVTDHSISLLQELTESEQIEKMRAHLPAAPAAGFDSIFQRQLASLQHMTQKFPAVFDAYNKSSEPKNDREKR; encoded by the coding sequence ATGAGACAGAAAGCAGGCCGTTTTTGGACATTATGCGTGATTTGCTGCCTGGTTGCTGCGATAATTTTTAGTAGTGCAGCTTTTGCCGCAGACTCAAACGGGGAGTATCTTACATATCAGGAACCGCAGCTAACCGCGTCCTTTTCCTGGTGGTCGACAATTGGTTATGTGTTTTCATTGCTGCTAACTTTTGCTTTGGTGATTGGGCTGGCCTATTTTACCTCCCGGTTTCTTGGCCAGAAAATGGGGCGTTTGTCAGTTACGGACGATCAAAAAATATTGGCTACGTTGCCTCTGGGACCTAATCGGGCTGTGTACGTGGTTGAGATTGCCGGTAAATGTTTGGTGCTGGGGGTTACTGATCATTCCATTTCTCTGTTGCAGGAATTGACGGAATCGGAACAAATTGAAAAAATGAGAGCACATCTGCCGGCAGCTCCGGCAGCCGGATTTGATAGTATCTTTCAACGACAACTTGCTTCCCTGCAGCATATGACGCAAAAATTTCCTGCTGTTTTTGACGCTTACAATAAATCAAGTGAGCCCAAAAATGATCGTGAGAAGAGGTAA